The proteins below are encoded in one region of Gemmatimonadota bacterium:
- a CDS encoding ABC transporter permease, with protein sequence MLKIAFRNIFRQRRRTVLTALAMIVGFTLSSVFIGWSDGAYSDIISMFTRNRIGHIQVHRAGYLDKPSLYDVIGGYESIGERIAGVEGVEAWTPRIYSAGLGSVGDKTMGVQIIGVDVEREVIATRFDRKITSGAMFSDAAREAILGVGLARILKASVGREIVLVTQGADGAIANDLYTIVGIAESGDKATDRMACYLHIDDAQDLLVLDERVHEIAVIAEALDRVPEITAAIEAQINDSTLEVSPWQVVAKSFYRAMQADRQGDLIGRMIIMLIVAIGVLNTVLMSVLERTREYGVLKAMGTKPGQIFGVVVAEVTFIALGSIVIGAIFGAGLNYLLSIYGISLPQEFSYGGIVFQTMYAAVTVRSLVVPAVTVLVSAIFVSLFPALRAARIAPASAMRTH encoded by the coding sequence GCGCTTGCAATGATCGTGGGATTCACGCTTTCGTCGGTCTTTATCGGCTGGTCAGATGGCGCGTATTCGGATATTATTTCCATGTTCACGCGGAATCGCATCGGGCATATTCAGGTGCATCGCGCGGGCTATCTCGACAAGCCATCGCTTTACGATGTGATCGGCGGTTATGAATCTATTGGCGAGAGGATTGCTGGGGTTGAGGGGGTTGAGGCATGGACGCCGCGCATCTATTCTGCGGGGCTTGGTTCGGTGGGCGATAAGACGATGGGTGTACAAATCATCGGCGTAGATGTGGAGCGCGAGGTGATTGCCACGCGGTTTGATCGGAAGATCACCAGTGGGGCGATGTTTTCAGACGCCGCGCGCGAAGCGATTCTCGGCGTTGGGCTGGCGCGTATCCTGAAGGCGAGTGTTGGTCGCGAAATAGTGCTTGTCACACAGGGCGCGGATGGTGCTATCGCCAATGATTTATACACGATTGTCGGCATTGCAGAAAGCGGAGATAAAGCGACTGATCGGATGGCGTGCTATCTCCATATTGATGACGCGCAGGACTTGCTCGTGCTCGACGAGCGCGTTCACGAAATCGCCGTGATCGCCGAAGCGTTGGATCGCGTCCCCGAAATCACCGCGGCGATTGAGGCACAGATCAACGACTCAACGCTCGAGGTGTCGCCGTGGCAGGTCGTCGCCAAATCATTTTATCGCGCGATGCAGGCCGATAGACAGGGCGATCTTATCGGACGCATGATTATTATGCTGATTGTCGCTATCGGCGTGCTGAATACGGTTCTGATGTCGGTGCTGGAGCGCACGCGAGAGTACGGCGTGTTGAAAGCGATGGGGACAAAACCGGGTCAGATCTTCGGGGTGGTGGTGGCTGAGGTGACGTTTATCGCGCTTGGCAGCATTGTCATTGGCGCGATATTCGGCGCAGGTCTCAATTACTTGTTGTCGATTTACGGCATCTCATTGCCGCAAGAGTTCTCCTATGGCGGTATTGTGTTTCAGACGATGTACGCCGCAGTTACGGTGCGAAGTCTTGTAGTTCCCGCAGTTACGGTCCTTGTCTCGGCAATTTTTGTCAGCCTGTTTCCCGCGCTGAGAGCAGCGCGAATTGCTCCTGCCAGCGCGATGAGAACGCATTAG
- a CDS encoding ABC transporter permease has translation MSWILIKLAWKNLFRHKRRSIIAATAMGIGLAALIFADALWLGMERNMVKTATASFLGDAQIHREGFSDEQAVELTINQLDAVVANLRREGIVAHFTLRTFAFGMITSPATVAAVNLVGVEPSTERYLSQIDDAIVEGAFFEGLNPRDIVMGEELVQRLEVGLNDRVVVTMAQAGSGDLSQEMFRVSGIYRFADEGMNSGMAFIRLLKAQQMLALGAGAHEIALKFIDSTSAEDQNLPFWKTYSQGGNKARSWTEVLPEVQAMFDMSKFSKYIMGFVLFGVVVFGIVNTLFMSLYERMFEFGVLRAIGTRPFGMARLILFEAGALAVLGIILGMIFGFCVTVIFSMIGIDYTGIEMMGITMQELIYPEVRIQPFIFYSIWIFVFTIIAGLYPAMYAAKMSAATAMRRSF, from the coding sequence ATGTCCTGGATACTGATAAAACTCGCCTGGAAGAATCTTTTTCGGCATAAACGCCGTTCCATTATTGCTGCAACAGCGATGGGTATTGGGCTTGCGGCTCTTATCTTTGCCGATGCACTCTGGTTGGGGATGGAGCGGAATATGGTTAAAACGGCGACGGCGTCATTTCTGGGAGATGCACAGATTCATCGAGAAGGGTTTTCCGATGAGCAAGCAGTTGAGTTGACAATTAACCAACTCGATGCGGTGGTTGCCAATCTTCGGCGGGAAGGTATTGTGGCGCACTTCACCTTGCGGACGTTCGCTTTTGGCATGATAACTTCACCTGCAACTGTTGCGGCGGTCAATCTGGTGGGCGTCGAACCATCTACCGAGCGGTATTTGTCCCAAATTGACGATGCGATTGTTGAAGGCGCGTTTTTTGAGGGATTAAATCCGCGGGATATTGTCATGGGCGAGGAACTTGTGCAACGCCTTGAGGTGGGCTTAAACGACAGGGTTGTTGTGACGATGGCGCAAGCCGGGAGCGGTGATCTCTCGCAGGAGATGTTTCGCGTTTCTGGAATTTATCGTTTTGCCGACGAGGGGATGAACAGCGGTATGGCGTTTATTCGATTGTTGAAGGCGCAGCAGATGCTCGCTCTCGGCGCGGGGGCGCATGAGATTGCGCTGAAGTTTATCGATTCGACATCAGCGGAGGATCAGAACTTGCCGTTTTGGAAAACTTATTCGCAAGGAGGAAACAAAGCGCGTAGCTGGACAGAGGTTTTGCCAGAGGTGCAAGCGATGTTCGATATGTCGAAGTTCAGCAAGTACATTATGGGCTTTGTGCTGTTTGGCGTGGTTGTTTTTGGCATTGTCAATACGCTGTTTATGTCGCTTTACGAACGGATGTTTGAATTTGGCGTGTTGCGAGCAATTGGCACGCGTCCGTTTGGCATGGCGCGGCTGATTCTGTTTGAGGCAGGGGCATTGGCAGTTCTGGGTATCATTTTGGGTATGATTTTTGGGTTTTGTGTCACTGTAATTTTTTCAATGATTGGCATTGACTATACGGGGATCGAGATGATGGGGATCACCATGCAGGAGTTGATCTATCCGGAGGTGCGTATCCAGCCGTTCATTTTTTATTCGATCTGGATCTTTGTATTTACAATTATCGCAGGGCTGTATCCGGCGATGTATGCGGCGAAGATGTCTGCGGCAACGGCGATGCGAAGGAGTTTCTGA